The following are encoded together in the Juglans microcarpa x Juglans regia isolate MS1-56 chromosome 2D, Jm3101_v1.0, whole genome shotgun sequence genome:
- the LOC121250283 gene encoding trifunctional UDP-glucose 4,6-dehydratase/UDP-4-keto-6-deoxy-D-glucose 3,5-epimerase/UDP-4-keto-L-rhamnose-reductase RHM1-like, which produces MAATYEPKNILITGAAGFIASHVCNRLIRNYPHYKIVVLDKLDYCSNLKNLLPSKSSPNFKFIKGDIESADLVNFILLSESIDTIMHFAAQTHVDNSFGNSLEFTKNNIYGTHVLLEACKVTGGQIRRFIHVSTDEVYGETDEDAVVGNHEASQLLPTNPYSATKAGAEMLVMAYGCSYGLPVITTRGNNVYGPNQFPEKMIPKFILLAMKGKPLPIHGDGSNVRSYLYCEDVAEAFEVILHRGEVGHVYNVGTKKERRVIDVAREICQLFSLSPDIHIKFVENRPFNDQRYFLDDQKLKNLGWFESTSWEEGLKKTMEWYVNNPDWWGDVSGALVPHPRMLMVPGIERKFDGPYTSNSASSFAVNESNQDGMVVPGTMDNPFTQKPALKFLIYGRTGWIGGLLGKICDKQGIPFQYGRGRLEERSQLLADIQTVKPTHVFNAAGVTGRPNVDWCETHKPETIRTNVAGTLTLADVCREHGLLMMNYATGCIFEYDAAHPLGSGIGFKEEDKPNFTGSFYSKTKAMVEELIQEYDNVCTLRVRMPISSDLSNPRNFITKISRYNKVVDIPNSMTILDELLPISIEMAKRNCRGIWNFTNPGVVSHNEILEMYKNYVDPNFNWVNFTLEEQAKVIVAPRSNNEMDASKLKNEFPELLHIKESLIKYVFEPNKKLIAGEVGK; this is translated from the exons ATGGCTGCGACATACGAGCCAAAGAACATCCTCATCACTGGAGCCGCTGGCTTCATAGCATCCCATGTTTGTAATCGACTGATCAGGAACTACCCTCATTACAAAATTGTTGTCCTCGACAAGCTTGATTACTGTTCAAATCTGAAGAACTTGCTACCCTCAAAATCATCCCCTAACTTTAAATTCATCAAGGGAGACATTGAGAGTGCTGACCTTGTGAACTTCATTCTTCTTTCTGAGTCCATTGATACCATAATGCACTTTGCAGCCCAGACCCATGTTGACAACTCCTTTGGTAACAGCTTGGAGTTCACtaagaacaatatatatggcaccCATGTTCTTCTAGAAGCCTGCAAAGTCACTGGCGGCCAGATCAGGAGGTTTATCCATGTGAGCACAGATGAGGTATATGGGGAGACAGATGAGGATGCTGTTGTGGGGAACCATGAGGCTTCTCAGCTGCTCCCAACAAATCCATATTCTGCTACTAAAGCTGGGGCGGAGATGCTTGTTATGGCATATGGATGTTCGTATGGATTACCTGTGATAACCACCAGAGGCAACAATGTCTATGGGCCAAACCAGTTCCCGGAAAAAATGATTCCAAAGTTCATCCTCTTGGCGATGAAGGGAAAGCCTCTACCAATCCACGGGGATGGATCCAATGTTAGGAGTTATCTCTATTGTGAAGATGTCGCAGAGGCATTCGAAGTCATTCTCCATAGGGGTGAAGTGGGCCATGTTTACAACGTTGggacaaagaaagaaaggaggGTGATTGATGTGGCCAGGGAAATTTGCCAACTTTTCTCTCTGAGCCCTGATATCCATATTAAGTTTGTTGAGAATAGGCCTTTTAATGACCAAAGATACTTTTTGGATGACCAGAAGTTGAAGAACTTGGGATGGTTCGAAAGTACTTCATGGGAAGAGGGCTTAAAGAAGACTATGGAATGGTATGTCAACAATCCTGATTGGTGGGGTGATGTTTCTGGGGCATTGGTCCCTCATCCAAGAATGCTAATGGTGCCTGGAATTGAAAGGAAGTTTGACGGGCCTTATACTAGCAACTCTGCTTCATCTTTTGCAGTAAATGAATCTAATCAGGACGGAATGGTAGTTCCAGGTACCATGGACAACCCCTTTACTCAGAAGCCAGCTCTGAAGTTCTTGATTTATGGTAGAACAGGGTGGATCGGCGGGCTTCTTGGGAAAATTTGTGACAAACAAGGGATACCCTTTCAGTATGGAAGGGGCCGCTTGGAGGAAAGGTCACAGCTCTTGGCAGATATTCAGACTGTTAAGCCGACTCATGTTTTTAATGCTGCTGGAGTGACTGGCAGACCCAATGTGGATTGGTGTGAAACTCATAAACCAGAGACTATCCGGACAAATGTTGCTGGTACTTTAACCTTGGCAGATGTCTGCAGAGAGCATGGCCTCCTAATGATGAATTATGCTACTGGCTGCATTTTTGAATACGATGCTGCACATCCATTAGGATCTGGAATTGGGTTCAAGGAGGAGGACAAACCTAATTTCACTGGTTCTTTCTATTCTAAAACCAAAGCCATG GTTGAAGAACTCATACAAGAATATGACAATGTTTGCACCCTCAGAGTCCGAATGCCAATATCATCTGATCTCAGCAACCCACGTAACTTTATCACAAAGATTTCGCGATATAACAAAGTGGTTGACATTCCCAACAGCATGACTATCTTGGATGAGCTACTACCCATTTCGATTGAGATGGCCAAAAGGAACTGCAGGGGCATCTGGAACTTCACAAATCCAGGCGTTGTAAGTCACAATGAGATTCTGGAAATGTACAAGAACTACGTTGACCCCAACTTCAACTGGGTTAATTTCACACTGGAAGAACAGGCCAAGGTCATTGTTGCCCCTCGCAGCAACAATGAGATGGATGCTTCCAAGTTAAAGAATGAATTTCCGGAGTTGCTGCACATCAAGGAATCGCTGATCAAATACGTCTTTGAACCCAATAAGAAATTAATTGCTGGCGAAGTCGGAAAATAA